Proteins encoded in a region of the Phoenix dactylifera cultivar Barhee BC4 chromosome 3, palm_55x_up_171113_PBpolish2nd_filt_p, whole genome shotgun sequence genome:
- the LOC103722117 gene encoding protein SRC2 homolog produces MAYRTLEIAQLSAHKLKDVRLFGRMKVYVVVSLSDDPQPKKRTPTDRVGRENPSWNSMTFQFNVPDDNPGRLTLRFLLRTERSLGDRDVGEVNVPVKDLLRTGNGQMQSVSFQVYVPSYGENQGVLKFSYKLGKRIAPPPTIPTTVVQETMVRTIAGYPYPTPANGYGYEAAPPPRKK; encoded by the coding sequence ATGGCCTACAGAACGTTGGAGATCGCACAGCTCTCCGCCCATAAGCTCAAAGATGTGAGGCTTTTCGGCAGAATGAAAGTCTACGTGGTGGTCTCGCTCTCCGACGACCCGCAGCCGAAGAAGCGGACTCCTACTGATCGGGTGGGCCGAGAAAACCCCTCGTGGAACTCGATGACGTTCCAATTCAACGTCCCCGACGACAACCCAGGCCGCCTCACCCTCCGCTTCCTCCTGCGCACCGAGCGAAGCCTCGGCGACCGGGACGTCGGCGAGGTCAACGTCCCTGTCAAGGACCTTCTTCGTACCGGCAATGGCCAAATGCAGTCCGTCAGCTTTCAGGTTTACGTTCCATCCTATGGGGAGAATCAGGGCGTCCTGAAGTTCTCATATAAGCTTGGCAAGAGGATTGCTCCTCCTCCAACCATTCCCACTACTGTTGTTCAAGAGACCATGGTCCGCACGATCGCCGGGTACCCGTACCCAACGCCGGCGAACGGGTATGGCTACGAGGCGGCGCCACCTCCAAGGAAGAAGTAG